From a single Oreochromis niloticus isolate F11D_XX linkage group LG3, O_niloticus_UMD_NMBU, whole genome shotgun sequence genomic region:
- the LOC112846233 gene encoding uncharacterized protein LOC112846233: MVGGQRCYCSYFVHSIVLLLWVCLHYVEASSGKHVIHKKVGDTVELSSGLPTEGVTVATWRYGGINVADKDVGVFEKSPFKDRSELNLTDFTLTVRKLTLQDSGDFMFISGLNNKQRPSVTITLQVHEPITKQPVIKINSTWEACNESCKVLLECSATGDVSYKWTVGKQTLTGPRQQYIIREQDGETNVTCTVSNYVSEKSAFQTVKCSKDHSHRKETEDSSSSSLLMFIAGLFTGVLITVLLLFLLYCIKSKGLCCKRLTQSETINQEENQQHVYSALSHGDRCVYETVRGSEDAGPAGSQIQCIKSD, from the exons ATGGTTGGTGGTCAACGTTGTTATTGTAGCTACTTCGTTCACAGCATAGTTCTGCTGCTCTGGGTCTGTCTCCATT ATGTGGAGGCTTCCAGTGGAAAACATGTCATTCATAAAAAAGTTGGCGATACTGTGGAGCTTTCATCAGGCTTACCAACTGAAGGTGTGACCGTGGCAACGTGGAGATATGGAGGAATAAATGTTGCAGACAAAGATGTGGgtgtttttgaaaaatctcCATTTAAGGACAGATCAGAGCTGAACCTCACAGACTTTACTTTAACAGTGAGAAAACTGACTCTTCAAGATTCTGGTGATTTCATGTTTATCTCAGGCTTGAATAACAAGCAAAGGCCTTCAGTCACCATCACTCTGCAAGTTCATG AGCCCATAACTAAACAGCCTGTCATAAAAATCAATTCTACCTGGGAGGCTTGTAATGAATCATGTAAAGTTCTGCTGGAGTGCAGCGCAACTGGTGATGTCAGCTACAAGTGGACTGTAGGAAAACAAACACTAACTGGTCCCAGGCAACAATACATCATCAGGGAGCAGGATGGAGAGACCAATGTCACCTGCACAGTTTCCAATTATGTCAGTGAGAAGTCTGCATTTCAAACAGTGAAGTGCAGCAAAGATCATTCACACAGAAAAGAAACAG AGGacagctcttcttcttctcttctcatGTTCATTGCTGGGCTGTTTACTGGAGTATTGATCACTGTACTGTTGCTCTTTCTGCTTTACTGCATAAAGTCAAAGG gtCTATGTTGCAAAAG GCTCACACAGTCTGAAACAATCAACCAGGAAGAAAATCAACAACATGTGTACTCGGCTCTTTCCCACG GTGATCGTTGTGTTTATGAGACAGTTAGAGGCTCTGAAGATGCTGGACCAG